A single genomic interval of Candidatus Zixiibacteriota bacterium harbors:
- a CDS encoding N-acyl-D-aspartate/D-glutamate deacylase, which produces MALFDLVIHGGRIVDGTGNPWFYGDVAIKDGRIAAIGRIAPQSGARAISANGRVVTPGFIDMHTHSDQPLIADGNAESKVRQGVTLDIIGESQTVAPLAGPVLEEY; this is translated from the coding sequence ATGGCGCTTTTCGATCTCGTGATTCACGGAGGTCGCATCGTCGATGGGACCGGAAATCCGTGGTTCTACGGGGACGTGGCAATCAAGGACGGGCGGATCGCCGCCATCGGCAGGATCGCCCCGCAATCGGGGGCACGGGCGATTTCCGCCAATGGTCGAGTGGTGACGCCCGGTTTCATCGACATGCACACGCATAGCGATCAACCGCTTATCGCCGACGGCAACGCGGAAAGCAAGGTGCGCCAGGGGGTAACGCTGGACATCATCGGGGAGAGCCAGACGGTGGCGCCGCTGGCGGGGCCCGTTCTCGAGGAGTAC